The Alnus glutinosa chromosome 1, dhAlnGlut1.1, whole genome shotgun sequence region TAAATTATTCATGGCAAGATTCAGCTTATTTGTGTAATCATCTACCGGatatcaattaaaaaagaaaaccttcaagggtttttttttttcacttttcatatGACTGAAAAAGGCCCTCTCCATTAAGAAATCAGCTAGCATGATGCTAATCACTGCAACTTATAATGATGGTCACATATAATATAGATTAAGTTTACTATATCAGCTATTGTAGTAAtttctttatttgattttggtCATAGCATGTGAATGACGGGAACATATCTTGATCAAGTAAATCAAACCTATGAACTAGTGATAAGTGTTAGATGTAACCCATGAACCTGGCTTTAACCGTTTCTGATACTTATGATATTGCAATACTCATGGTTGGGAGGGAACAAGTGGGAAGtgaaattaaaacatgttacatTAATATGTGATCTTGCTCACTCTCTTTTTATAGACATGGTAAACATATCGTGTTACTTTATGTTCATGCATTGGTTAGTCAAGGAAGtccaatttatattatatttgtcCTTAAGAGACACTTCCTGATCTCCATAGAGTCTGATTTAGTAGTCTCTCTCATGGTACAATGATCTCTTCATGACTTTTGTTGTATGTGAACAATGGCCACAGTGAATATGTTCTTTCAAGCAATAATCTGGAAAGTAAGCACATCAAAATGTGACTTTTTTCTGCATATCTCACTGACCACAtattcaaagttcaaaaacaaaagaaaaaggttagTTACAAGCAGGTTGCTCTTACAAGAGCCACCTTGGTTTGCGTCCTCAATCCTCATGCAGGAGTGGCATATCTTGCTGACTAATATCCTAGGTGTTTGATCTCACATGCCATCGTCTACTTCTTTCTCACAGAACATTTCTGTCGAAACATGTTTTCtggaaatgaaaacataaaactgtTCTTCACCCACCACACAGCCTGCTTTCAAATAAATCATGCCTGACACTATAAGTCATGACATCTCTTACTAAGTatagatttatttcttatacACTAGCTAGTATTTTTCTGACAAAACTTTCTAGCCAGAGTAGAGAAAATTTAGGCGAAAAATGTTTATGGTTTGTTTCATTGGATTAAACTTCTATATGATGAGAGATTTTATGATTTCAATTAGTCTGATAATTGcaaaaacatttataaaataataccTCAAATTGCTGCATTTACTCAATTCAGTTATCAGATTTTGATGTAGCTAGACAGTATAATGAACTGAAGCTTCATTGACcctgcttttaaaattatgatttctCTTCAATGACAGATATTTTTGAGGAAATTTTgctataaaatttttcaaaaattaagatTCCGGAGTTTAGGTCTAAAATCATTGACCTTaagatattttcttttcttacagTGTCTCCACTAAATCGAAAAGGAGACAGAAAAGTAGTAAATCATTGTCATACCACATAAAGTGATGAATTGAAAAGTTATAAATTCCTTTTGGCGAGTAGAGGAGCAATATCATTGACATATAGGTCTCTGCTTCTCTCCCTAATATGATAGTTGCTATAGTGCATGGAAACTTTCAGACATACTAGAGTCAAATCCTTGGTATTTGATAAAGAGTTATTtcaaaaaacacacacaaagaaattattttttctttagttaaTTAAGTAGGTTCAGAAACATAAAAGCTGTCTTACTTTAGAATCTCCCATACAAGTAACATCCAGTAGAAACTGTAACCCTTCCTCTTGATAACAATGTGCACTATTATTCCTTCATCCCCTCCTTCATGCTAGAAACCATCTCACTGCAAAGTCGTTAATTAATATACGTATCAATAAGACATTCAAATAAGAATTGGTACAATTTTAACTTGTAAGAGAGTATATGGATTGAATCGCCAATCTTtctgatttttatttacttattttcaaTGCGTTAGTTTGGCCCATaagactagagagagagaaagattggTACTATTTTCAGGCTAGTTTTATCAAGAACCCCATCAAAAAAGTCGCCCAATCATTTCACCAACAGATTCACTGAATATGCATCGGTttctatttgcctttttttccTGCACGTCTTGGAGACTGTCTGATGCCTTCTAACTGGATTCCTAGATAGCAGTCTAACCCACATCTCAACGATTGATTTGTTTTGATGGACATTAgtcaaatttataattaaaactGGCTGCACAAAACTGCATGTTTGACACCTCTTAGAGTCTGCAATTGATTCACACTTTTTGAAGCTGTGAGCCAGCTGAATATGTGCAGCAATGCAGTTGCCTAAAATCTGATGTCATTTCTAGTACTAGTTGAAGATGATGACAAGATTTATAATGatgattatatataattattatgcCATACCTGTGGAACCAAAGAAGAAAGTTAATCTTGAAAACTGGGCTGAGCAAGTTGAAGATGATATGGCTGAATGTCAGGAGGGAAAGTGGCAAGTTGAAGCACGCTACAGGGGTGCTCTCCATATAACGGGATTTGATCTACAACTTGATGCTCCACTTGCTTTGCCTCCATTGCTGCTTGATGATACTCTATGGCTGCCCGGTGCTCCTGAATCTGTCCATAGCCATCAACCAACGCAAGTAATTACTTTGAATCTCCATTGAACAATTATTTCCCCTACAATTTTAAACTGTTTGATACTTCTGCTAATTGAAGTAATCTCAGCCCATTAGATGGTCCAGATAACCTAAGTAGGATGCTTTAACATTCTGAAAAGGCTTCACAAGTCACAACTGGACATCCATAGTGCCCTTTTGAAAATCCTTTACTTACCCAACGATACATGCTGCTATTTTCCTCCTCCAGCATACGCTCCTAAATATTAACAACAAAAGAAAGTTTAAAAGCTCATATTGGTGTGtctgtgcgtgtgtgtgtttgtttgttttgcagAGAAAGCTCACCTTCCTTCTCAGGTTGTCCAGCTGCTGCTGCAAGAGCTCATTCTGCGCactcaaacaaaattaaaagaacgaAGGAAATAAGAATAGTACGTTTATTAATTCAAGGAGTTCTCTATACATCTATAGTGCATGCTTTTATTATTACTAATATTTTAGTTCATTTTAAAATCGAGCTGTGAAACTCCATTGTACTTCGTGAATACTTGTCTCATGAAATctcatatatattgttattgAAATAGTTGACAATTAAGCATTGTTGGTCGAGGTTCGAATCCTAATTCACTTAGATGACAAACAGTTCAAGTGTTCAGAGTTTACTCGATTAACATAATATAATCCTCGTACAGTTAGTCACGCAGTACAGGATTCGTCCTTGTTAAGTATGGCCAAATTACCTTGTGAGCTAAATTAATGAAAGCAAAACTAGTCCAAGGATAAATAATAAAGACCGGAGAGTAATggcaaatttaataatttcaaaatgGAACAGTTTTTAAGTTACATAGTCAATCAGTGCAAACAAACGCACAGTAATCCCAAGTAATTCTAGAACTTGATATATAATCCAAGACTATCATAAAGTGATAGCCAGCGAAGATTGACTACAACAAGACAGCTTTCAACTTATCAATTGTCTCTAGGGCCGACAATTTTAAACACGTAGCAAGTTTGAATTAATGGGTCTAAACTATGTCATGCCTCAACATGACCTGAATCCGACATGCGATCGATATAAGAACTGTCAATTTTTGATAAGACTCGTGAATTGGCCGACacaaattcaacacaaaattagcttATTAGGATTGAAGACTCTTATCCGTTTAATATAATCGGCTAATGTTAAGATTGACATATAATATAAGATAGTCTTATATCGTGTCACGACACGTGAACACTAATTGCCATCATTAATTGTATCACGAGCATTGAGAAAGATGTAATCTGAATGCGGAAAGTAGGAGATGTAATTGAAAATATtagaaaagaaacaaatgtACCTTCCGATCTCGAACCTTTTTAACTGAGCGTTCGAGTTCTTTCTCAAGTTGATCCAAATCCTCATATCGCAAGGAACTCAAGTCCTCGCCAGTGTAGCGTTGCATGCTCACTTGAAGACGAAGAGTTTCTCTTTTCAGCATTGCCATTTCAGCGTATATTTGTTCCTATAAATGCgaatggtaattaattaattaatctcatATATAAACTTAGTTTAATAGTTAAGAGTACAAATTTGACAAATTATTaacttaaatttataattatatatacccGGCCATCATGCTGATCAGGATCAATACGAGTGCCCGAAACTTTTTGGTACCTTTCTATCAATTGCTCCATTCTGTgacaaaacataaacaaattatatatatatatatatataactctgaAGAAACTTCCAAGTGTTTGCATGCAAAACTAGAATGATTTTAATTAGATAATTTCACAAGAAAACTTGACACCTTGGAATCATGTAATCCTGTTGAACATTTTTGTGGCAAATGCTACTTGATTATCTAGCCATTCTTCTTCCTACTGAACATGTGTATAGTATTTGTGGCCATTGCTGCTATGGAAAGGTGTTGTGTTTGATTATCGATCTACGTACGTACAAGAGTTTACTTAATGGatattttaaatgataattaaTTACTAGTCATTCATCTTAAAATTGCTatcaatagatttttttttttttgtttctttttttaattggtaaTTAAGAAGAACCTAAGATCCGTTGCAAGTGCAAGCTCACTGTCTCAAAAGTTTATGTTGGCAATGTCCATAAATAGGAGAGAACTTCAACGTACAAGATGATCACAGAAACAACcctaattttggtttttaattatcttCTAGTTCAGAACTATCCATTAAGGAAAGGTTTTATGAACAACCATATAATATACAACTGTCTTACAATTGGGATATTGACGTGACAGTGAAAACTACTATACCCTTTAAATCAACAAgggcttataaaaaaaaacaagtgttgATTTTTCACTAACACGTCATTCCAATCCataacagtttactaaataacatttctcttttattaatGACCTTGATAAACATATTTAAATAATTGAAGATGGTCATCACTGTACGTAGTGTTcagtaaattaattaattcaggTACAATCTTTGTCAAcctataaaaatatatagatgaCTGGTAACTCAAATCTTTTCCAGCATCTTCAGTAAATTCACTTTAGgtgcaaaaattaaaatgaaaagagaatGGTAAACGATTTATTAGAGCATTGAATGTAAACAATATTTGAGGTACAATTTTGCAAACAAAAGATAATGTAGTACTGATCGATGTACCAAAACTCAACCAAACTAATAATTAACTGCTGATTCATTCCTAAATACCGCGCTCAAAACATTAACAACCTACTAGATGAACTACGATTACTTATTCcatatttatttcataataATGATGTGACAATTTTAACTAataattgagtttttttttttttgtaatgtagcatatatacatattattatGCTATAATAATATGTACATCAAGGTATTTTTGACTGCCTCTTCAtgcattaatttatttattttttatttaaaaaaaaaaatctaattaatGTTTTATGAGGCCATAAATCTTAATCTCAATATAGCTGGTGCAGttaaaaacccatcaaaaataTCTACTAAGAAAATTAAGCAAGTTTTGTTGTTAATTATCAATTTATCATGTGTGTTtatgtacgtatatatatatatatatataacaattagTAGCACATTCTGAACAATATATGCGgactgattatatatatataaatattataccAAGGCAGTTAGGACCACAACTGgaaaaacgaaaataaaaaatacccaaaaatagTGGAGAAGATGATCAAAGTCCCTATTATAACTGTTGAGTGACTGCAACTGAAAAGACATGTTGCATGATAGCAGCAAAACCCTAATCTGTCAGAAGCATGAAACTGAGAGTGAGTCAAGGCACTCAAGCTGGTCAATCTTTATTTAATGGGGGGGGTAATTTGCCTTCAAATCTaacacagagagaaagagattttGAAGACCTAACTAAATGAAAAACCCTAGCCTCACAGTCACAGGGAAAACAACATTAAATATAGTCATAGGATTGAAGCTCTTCCCCAATTCCATATCGTCAGATCGATCAtgcaaaagaaatcaaagaagcTAACACAAGTTATGGAAACATGCAAAAGAAATCtttttttagaggaaatatatatataattaattagacCCACCTAAAAGGCTCAGTGCAGTACTGGCACAGCTTTCCAGTGCTTGAGAAAATGATGAGCCCAATCTGGGCATCACAAAGCACCGAAAGCTCGTGAGTCTTCTTCAGTAGCCCTGATCGGCGCTTGGAGAAGGTGACCTGCCTTGTCGTCTTGTTCTCAATCCTCTTGATCTGAATCTTTCCGCGTCCCATTTTCcaacagttatatatatatgtacctaAATTCTGCCTAGAAATGCTATTGAGTCAAACAAACAAGAAATTAGTCCACACGCACTCTTTACATGCTAGAATTCCAATGTTTGCTTCATTACAAAAACCCATTCATTCTGTAAACCATAAACATAAGCTCTAGCTCagtatatatatgaataatccACTTTGTTAATTAAGTAACTTAATTACCGGTATTCTTCTTAGAGCTTTTtgaacccgagagagagagagagagagagtctgtATACCTGAACTGATGCTGCTTTTCTTGCTTGTAAATTGGAAAGAGTATTGAAGATTATATGATCGGCTACTCTGCATGCTGATTACTTAAAAGCCCTTTTCCTCATATGCAAAACTACCAAAATGCACCTGATCATCTTATCTTGCATGGATAcaaaaccagagagagagagagaggtttgcaTTTGTTTGACGCAGATGTATGGGTTTGCTGAGTGGCATTCACAAAAGCGTTGGGTCAAATGAATAGACGGTGATGATGCAAATGGCATGAATGTAGTTTCATGGAAGAAGGTGGTCCTTGCCTGTCCAATACGGACGCAGATTGCTGTGGGCCTGCATGGCCTAACCACCACTGCTGTGGTCTGCAAAGCAACCTGACTTTTTGCCCATTATAGTAATGGTTGGAGAAACCAGGCTTACCAGAAATAGAAACCCCGATAAATAATAGGAAACGACAGAGTGTAACAATCCCCTTGGGACACATTTTCATTTATTCATATTTCTTCTTACATGCCTTTCTTATTAATGATCATCCTATTCCTAcgcttttatatatacatattataaatACATATTAATTTATTCACAACTTATATCGTATATATATACGTACGCTGACCATgtcaatttttaataatttttattttgtcaataTTCATTATTGGGTAATTTggcttttaattattttatgtttcgTTTATTAAAATCGAGCAAGTTCATGCATGCAACGCTTGAAATAGTCCAGGAAAtaatttttggtttgtttaaaaTTAGATAGCAACACTTAttatggcattttttttttcaatttgttaaatttattttgattagaCATAATAAAGTAATATTGATGGAGAAtgctttattatatatatatatacctcggAAATTAAAATGGAAATAAAACCCCTTCTcaatattgttttctttgatttcttgAAAGTGTGAGCAGTCAAGTAGTCATAATAAAAGTATCGGACTGTGTCTAAATGGGGTGGCGAAGCTTAGTCAGACAACACATGTTAGGAACCTGAAATTGGTAGTTGGTCCCCCCCCCATAATTTGTTTTGAATCTCATTGTCATCATTATGATATATTCCTGTTACCAACCTCCTACACATGGGAAACCCTAAaacgaaaaattgaaaaaataaaaaaggaaaattttttcaaataagcCAATGTGAAATCCCTTACAAGAGTAGTAATTGTATAGTAATAggtaaaaagtaaataaacaaatacGTGCAAGATTATCCAAAACAAGAGCACCACTGaaaattatgaataaatataGGCGATTAGATTGGggagaaaaatgatttactATGATTAGTAGAGAGAAATCCCACTGATGAATCACTCGAAACAAAATTCGCCGTGACCTTTTTCTGTTTGTAGGCAAAATAAACATCATCACCAGTCGGGAATGTGGAACAGACAAAGGCCTTTACCAAAAAGCAACTAGTTGCTGTATACCAAAATACAGAAGATACTTCTTATATTATACAAGTATGCATGACCCAACTGTATTTAAGTAACACAAATCAACCTTTTAACTGTTGCAAAATCTTCACCAATGAAGTTGGAACCTACTTTGAATCTCCTAACAAGGAAGCGGTAGCTGCCTCAGACCTGAAATTCAAATATCCAGAGCAGCCGGTTTTTTCAGCAGATATCCATAAGTGCAAGAGCATGTATATAATGAAAGAGACAGaattgaatttcaaattttagaaATCGAGAAGCAGCCCGTTTTCATCAACATGTACAGGCAAAAAcattttacaatatatatgaATCCATGGTGATTAACTAACCTTGGTTTCTGATCCAACTTGTCCACAACCTGGCAAATCGCATGAACAATGATTTTCTTCACCTGTTTCAAGCAGAGCAGCAATCAAAACCTCAAACACAAGATTCAAAATTCAATGTTTAGAAAGAAACTATTTCACATTATATAATTGTCATAATAGCACAAAGACCTAGATACCGCATATTTCAGCCAACCCAATTGTGCTGAGCTCATTCCAGAATAAAATCAAAGCCAATGCACACCCAAGTCAACTTTTATCCACATAAACATCATTCAAAGATGGATGCTGCAATTTTGCAACAATTTATCAAGAACTTGTGTACAGCAAAGTAGGTGCCAGTGGATTAAGCACCCTGCACACAATGATTATATGTAACACAGTGGAGGTAGAATCATGGTAGTGGACTGCTGAAGGATAAGAGATTTCTGGTGCCATACAGCTGCGGTTAGCTCAGAATGAGGGGAGGGGTATGAGAAGTGATGGATTGCATAGTTACGGTTGTGGGAAGAGGGGGACATTGTGATGGCAACAATAATAGTGATTCGCAGCCGTAAATGAATAGTATTACTGAGGTTTCTTTGTTAACACTAacaagttttattaaaaaaaaaatgataagaccCTTAATGATGATATCACTATAAAGAATGCTCGTATTGATATCAGCAATCGCTAACCGAAGGAATGAAAAGGCCTAAAgtgaaacaaataaaatctaagaaaaaGCAGTAGGATAACAGGATCTAATTGAATTTCAAGAACCAAATTCTCAGCAGTACACATGAAATATCAAACTATTTGCACCATTGTACAATAAGCTCGTCTGGAACATGCCATGGATAAATGCAATGACATACCTCCAACTTGTCCTCTTTAGCTCTATGATTCTGAGGAAGTGTACGGAATTCCTCTGTCAAACGGATGCACTCACCAATATTTTCAGGTGAGACAAAGTCTAGTGCAACCTTTATGCATGACTGAAtggaagaaaaaatttaaatcaatcaacatatatttatatgtgcATATGGAAACAATCTATCAATAGAAATCAATTAGTGCAAGAGGCATTCTCCACTAAACATTCCATTCCAAGTTGGTGCTAACGTGTGTGCATTTGGCAGAATGACTCTTTGCATAAAGCCTATCGATAAGATTATGACACTGCAGAGTGAAGATACATTTATTAGTTTATGGCGATTGTACATTGGGTAGGAAATTCATCTTAATAAAACTACTACATTAACATATAACCCAAATAATTGACCACAggatcttaaaaaataaaaaataaaacccctaGAGAAAATAACATATAGATGCAAGAAATACCAAACACACAATGTAATTTAGGTGTTAAAACATCTCTAGCATACAAATGCACTGATCCAATTGCAATAACGATGCAACATTTGACTCCGCCCTGGATTCAAGTACGTGGCTGTGAGAATGCATACATGTATATGTGTGCATTTGGACATAGGCTTATGCATATGAATTGAAGTATCTAAACATCAAGACATGTTAGCTTTAAAGTTGAAAAGAGGTGAATACAACCACGAcaagaaaaaatttatgaaatcaaTTCCTATTTTAAAAATTGGAAGCATAAGGTAGATAAGAATGTCAATTAGAAATCTACGAGGCAATTCCATAATGACATCAATTTACATAATATTAGAGTGAATATATGAACGAGTGTAGAATGGTGTGTAATTTTCCAAGGGTATGAGCAGTGGTATGTAAACCTTCTAAAAGTAGGTTAGGTGTCCTATAGCTGTCAGAATATTCCCGTACAAACATCTATAAATAAAGGAAGGGGCTACGAAATGGAATAGCtccatttcatttttataaattatccATTTCTATTTCATAGAATCCATTACATGGTATGAGAGCATGTAACAAACTTTGCCAAGAACACACTCCTGGGCGCCTCATGTCCCAAAAATCTCTATGCTTGATAAGGTAGGATCTTTTACCCAATTAGAACAGATAGATTGGTCACCGTCTAAGCACATGTGCCACATGTGTTTAAGCATAGCCACTCGGTCCAAACCTCAAAATTTGTAATCCCAAGACCACCTTCTTGCTCAGGAAGATAAATACTTGCCTAGGCAACCTTTGCCCACCATGGCTAAGGTCACTCCCCTTCCATAGGAAATTCTAAAGAACTTCTATACCTGCTTAATCATACTTTCAGGCAAAATCGACAAGGATGACCAGTAAGTCTGGATGGCAAAAACAATGAAATTAATCAATTGCAACCTCCACCTCCAAGATATGGAAAGGTAATATGAGAAAATAGTAATGACAAGTCAAAAGATAATTTCTCTTCTACGGAATGGAATATAAATTGATAATTTGCTTGAGGACCCACTCTTCCCCCCAAGGAAAGCATGGAA contains the following coding sequences:
- the LOC133858464 gene encoding protein TRANSPARENT TESTA 16 — its product is MGRGKIQIKRIENKTTRQVTFSKRRSGLLKKTHELSVLCDAQIGLIIFSSTGKLCQYCTEPFRMEQLIERYQKVSGTRIDPDQHDGREQIYAEMAMLKRETLRLQVSMQRYTGEDLSSLRYEDLDQLEKELERSVKKVRDRKNELLQQQLDNLRRKERMLEEENSSMYRWIQEHRAAIEYHQAAMEAKQVEHQVVDQIPLYGEHPCSVLQLATFPPDIQPYHLQLAQPSFQD